Proteins encoded in a region of the Enterococcus gilvus ATCC BAA-350 genome:
- the mutS gene encoding DNA mismatch repair protein MutS — MPQKTKNTPMMEQYLAIKEQYKDAFLFYRLGDFYELFNEDAIKVSQLLELTLTSRNRNAEDPIPMCGVPHHSAQGYIDTLVEQGYKVAICEQMEDPKQAKGMVKREVVQLITPGTLMEGKGIEAKANNFLTAVTQVKDKFGFAYVDLSTGELKTALLHDEEAVMNEATALQTKEIVLGSEIPEGLQKNLAERLGLVFSTQETIEDNAEFSFLTAEITDDLEKEATGKLLTYLSVTQKRSLGHIQKAEEYQPEHFLKLDYFSKTNLELTRSIRAGKKQGTLLWLLDETKTAMGGRLLKQWIDRPLIQKRQINARQAMVSSLLNAYFERMDLNETLTKVYDLERLAGRVAFGNVNGRDLIQLKTSLMQVPQIRQLLTGINQGEWNDLLVDMEPMDDLVALIEKAINEEAPLQITEGNVIKDGYNEQLDHYREAMKNGKTWLAELEAREREATGIKTLKVGYNRVFGYYIEITKSNLANLEEGKYERKQTLANAERFITPELKKLETLILEAEEKSVALEYNLFLEVRNEVKKAITRLQKLAKSLSATDVLQSFATVSERYQYVQPAMEVGTHNLQIKEGRHPVVEKVLGHQEYIPNSVHMSPDEMLLLITGPNMSGKSTYMRQLALTVIMAQMGCFVPAESAELPIFDQIFTRIGASDDLIAGQSTFMVEMMEANQALRHATPNSLILFDELGRGTATYDGMALAQAIIEYIHKNVKAKTLFSTHYHELTVLEESLPQLKNVHVGAVEQNGEVVFLHKLMDGPADKSYGIHVAKIAGMPTELLSRAATILSALEADAPIQKQPEVIEENEQLSLFNEVSTAELGVVDSLKKANLLEMNPMEALNFLYELQKRI; from the coding sequence ATGCCTCAAAAAACGAAAAATACGCCAATGATGGAACAATACTTGGCGATCAAAGAACAATATAAAGATGCTTTTTTATTCTATCGTCTCGGAGACTTTTACGAACTCTTCAATGAGGACGCGATCAAAGTCTCGCAGCTCCTAGAATTGACCCTGACAAGCCGCAACCGGAATGCGGAGGACCCGATCCCCATGTGCGGCGTGCCGCATCATTCCGCGCAGGGCTATATCGATACCCTAGTGGAACAAGGCTACAAGGTCGCTATTTGTGAGCAAATGGAGGACCCCAAACAAGCCAAAGGAATGGTGAAACGGGAAGTTGTCCAATTGATCACACCGGGGACGTTGATGGAAGGCAAAGGGATCGAAGCCAAGGCCAACAACTTCTTGACGGCTGTTACGCAGGTAAAAGACAAATTCGGTTTTGCGTACGTCGATCTTTCCACCGGAGAACTAAAAACGGCCCTGCTTCATGACGAGGAAGCCGTAATGAACGAGGCGACCGCTTTGCAAACGAAAGAGATCGTTCTTGGCAGTGAGATCCCAGAAGGCCTGCAGAAAAATCTGGCGGAACGTCTGGGCTTGGTTTTCTCTACGCAAGAAACGATCGAGGACAATGCAGAATTCAGCTTTCTGACCGCAGAGATCACGGATGATTTGGAGAAAGAAGCAACGGGCAAATTGTTGACCTACTTGTCTGTTACTCAAAAACGCAGCTTGGGACATATCCAAAAAGCGGAGGAATACCAGCCGGAGCATTTCTTGAAGCTGGATTATTTCTCTAAGACCAATTTGGAATTGACCCGTTCGATTCGGGCCGGAAAAAAACAGGGCACGCTTTTGTGGCTGTTAGATGAAACAAAAACCGCGATGGGCGGCCGTCTCTTGAAGCAATGGATCGATCGTCCGCTGATCCAAAAACGTCAGATCAATGCCCGTCAAGCGATGGTTTCTTCGTTATTAAATGCGTATTTTGAACGGATGGATCTGAATGAGACGCTAACGAAAGTCTATGATCTGGAGCGACTTGCTGGCCGTGTGGCGTTTGGCAACGTCAACGGACGGGATTTGATCCAATTGAAGACTTCCTTGATGCAGGTCCCTCAGATCCGTCAATTATTGACCGGGATCAACCAAGGCGAGTGGAATGATTTATTGGTTGATATGGAACCGATGGACGATTTGGTGGCGTTGATCGAAAAAGCCATCAATGAGGAAGCCCCGCTGCAGATCACGGAAGGCAATGTCATCAAAGACGGCTACAATGAGCAACTGGATCACTACCGGGAAGCCATGAAGAACGGCAAGACCTGGCTGGCCGAATTAGAAGCCCGGGAACGTGAAGCGACAGGGATCAAAACCTTGAAGGTCGGCTACAACCGCGTGTTTGGCTACTATATCGAAATCACGAAGTCGAACCTTGCCAACTTAGAAGAAGGCAAATACGAGCGGAAGCAAACCTTAGCCAACGCCGAACGCTTCATCACACCGGAATTGAAAAAATTAGAGACGTTGATTTTAGAAGCGGAGGAAAAATCCGTGGCGCTAGAATACAATCTCTTCTTAGAAGTCCGAAACGAAGTGAAAAAGGCCATCACGCGTCTGCAAAAGCTGGCAAAAAGCTTGAGTGCGACAGATGTGCTGCAAAGCTTTGCGACAGTCAGCGAACGGTATCAATACGTGCAGCCAGCGATGGAAGTTGGGACCCACAATTTACAAATCAAAGAAGGCCGTCATCCCGTTGTGGAGAAGGTCCTTGGGCACCAAGAATATATCCCAAACAGTGTCCACATGAGTCCAGATGAGATGCTGCTGCTGATCACTGGACCGAATATGTCTGGTAAAAGTACGTATATGCGTCAGTTGGCGTTGACGGTGATCATGGCGCAAATGGGCTGTTTTGTTCCAGCAGAAAGTGCGGAGTTGCCGATTTTCGATCAGATCTTTACTCGGATCGGAGCCAGCGATGACTTGATCGCCGGACAATCGACCTTCATGGTGGAAATGATGGAGGCCAATCAGGCGCTGCGCCATGCGACACCAAACAGCTTGATCCTATTTGATGAGTTAGGCCGGGGAACGGCGACATACGATGGCATGGCCTTAGCACAAGCCATCATCGAGTACATCCATAAAAATGTGAAGGCCAAAACGCTCTTCTCGACCCATTACCATGAGTTGACCGTTTTAGAAGAGTCTTTGCCGCAACTAAAAAATGTCCACGTAGGTGCTGTTGAACAAAATGGCGAGGTCGTCTTCTTGCATAAATTGATGGATGGTCCTGCCGATAAGAGCTATGGGATTCATGTAGCGAAGATCGCCGGAATGCCCACCGAATTATTGTCACGAGCAGCGACGATCCTCTCTGCGTTAGAAGCAGACGCGCCGATACAAAAGCAGCCTGAAGTGATCGAAGAAAATGAGCAGTTGTCGTTATTCAATGAAGTATCCACTGCCGAATTGGGTGTGGTGGACAGCCTCAAGAAAGCCAATTTGCTTGAAATGAACCCGATGGAAGCATTAAACTTCCTATACGAGTTGCAAAAACGGATTTAG
- a CDS encoding YlbF family regulator, whose amino-acid sequence MNLANEAAVEAALSHLTALLGENEVIVHYQELQKRVAENDTLQELEEGIKAAQKDAVQFAHYGKPEAEREALKEADRLTKAFDEHPLVVAYREQLYEANDLLQHLTTMIQKEVNAALEEEESTKGGEI is encoded by the coding sequence ATGAATCTAGCAAATGAAGCCGCCGTCGAAGCGGCTTTATCTCATTTAACTGCCTTATTAGGTGAAAACGAAGTGATCGTCCACTACCAAGAGCTCCAAAAACGAGTAGCGGAAAACGACACACTTCAAGAATTAGAAGAAGGCATCAAGGCCGCGCAAAAAGACGCGGTCCAGTTCGCTCATTATGGCAAACCAGAAGCAGAACGCGAGGCGTTGAAGGAAGCAGATCGTCTGACCAAAGCCTTCGACGAACACCCGTTAGTGGTTGCTTACCGTGAGCAGCTCTATGAAGCCAATGACCTGTTGCAGCATTTGACGACGATGATCCAAAAAGAGGTCAATGCCGCATTGGAAGAGGAAGAATCCACAAAAGGAGGAGAGATCTAA
- a CDS encoding TIGR00282 family metallophosphoesterase: protein MRLLFIGDVVGSLGRQMLSDYLPRLKKKYHPQLTIVNGENAAAGRGITEKIYKKFLQDGVDVVTMGNHTWDNKAIFDFIPEAKKMIRPANFPAGAPGRGHLYVKVNDLELAIVNLQGRAFMTDIDDPFRIGDQLIAEAQKRTPYIFVDFHGETTSEKQAMGWFLDGRVSAVVGTHTHVQTNDARILPKGTAYLTDVGMTGPYDGILGMRKEPIIEKFMTALPRRFEVVEEGRGLLSACVIDIDKNGHGQKIETIVINDDRPFRE, encoded by the coding sequence GTGCGCTTATTATTCATTGGGGATGTTGTAGGGTCGTTAGGTCGACAAATGCTGAGTGATTATTTACCACGATTAAAGAAGAAATACCATCCACAGTTGACGATCGTCAACGGTGAGAACGCGGCAGCCGGTCGCGGGATCACGGAAAAAATCTACAAAAAGTTTTTACAAGACGGTGTTGATGTTGTTACGATGGGGAATCATACGTGGGACAACAAAGCGATTTTTGATTTTATTCCAGAAGCGAAGAAAATGATTCGGCCAGCGAATTTTCCAGCAGGAGCACCTGGCAGAGGGCACTTGTATGTCAAAGTGAACGATTTGGAGTTGGCGATCGTCAATTTGCAAGGTCGCGCATTTATGACAGATATCGATGACCCTTTCCGGATCGGTGACCAGCTGATCGCAGAAGCGCAAAAACGTACGCCCTATATCTTTGTAGATTTCCATGGGGAAACAACGAGTGAAAAACAGGCGATGGGCTGGTTTTTAGATGGCCGCGTGTCGGCTGTCGTAGGGACCCATACGCATGTTCAAACCAATGACGCACGAATTTTACCAAAGGGGACCGCGTATCTGACGGATGTTGGGATGACTGGACCTTATGACGGTATTTTAGGAATGAGAAAAGAGCCCATCATTGAGAAATTCATGACGGCTTTGCCTCGCCGATTTGAGGTAGTGGAAGAAGGGCGCGGATTATTATCCGCCTGTGTGATCGATATTGATAAAAACGGTCACGGACAAAAAATCGAAACGATCGTGATCAATGACGATCGTCCATTTAGAGAATAG
- a CDS encoding DUF4352 domain-containing protein: MKKFRGIRGLVVLSSMLVLMTACSGGEAKKEEKKEAKAQTSKVELRVENGSYIVPDGKKVDDTNGFLALDIKIKNKSKDELAVSSSDFALYDEEGKKVSSERIYDSNNNFKVMGSESLSEDKSFTEPLVFEVKKDAKYDLHYKPSSFSEDGKDKGVELSLNTKDYQDESKAVQALTDQYVTKVFYGSDEVSEENKKAAGKLELANDIEQERKTFREEGINALKDVFSNYEPSTAELEKVIDQIQKTNTEKGKVTYNFKEFFPESAVIYVRPEMVLLDDVDTKAIVEKFVEENKGKYTDYTSVRRDAEKFLLQELPAKINETPVNTDENMNGEGYQVKLEKKDGKWEINSANESRNYYFKSMKETFRGGLND, from the coding sequence ATGAAAAAGTTTAGGGGTATCCGCGGGCTGGTTGTGCTGAGCAGTATGCTTGTATTGATGACTGCGTGTTCAGGCGGCGAGGCGAAAAAGGAAGAAAAAAAAGAAGCGAAAGCACAGACATCGAAAGTGGAATTGCGTGTTGAAAATGGAAGCTACATCGTTCCTGATGGGAAAAAGGTTGATGATACGAATGGTTTCCTAGCATTGGACATCAAAATTAAAAATAAATCGAAGGATGAGCTGGCAGTTTCTTCTAGTGATTTTGCTCTTTATGACGAGGAGGGGAAGAAGGTCTCTTCAGAACGTATCTATGATTCCAATAACAATTTCAAAGTAATGGGGAGCGAAAGCTTGTCAGAGGACAAGAGTTTCACGGAACCACTCGTTTTTGAAGTGAAAAAGGATGCGAAATACGACCTGCATTACAAACCTTCGTCTTTTTCAGAGGATGGAAAAGATAAAGGAGTGGAATTGAGCCTTAATACAAAAGACTATCAGGATGAATCTAAAGCAGTTCAAGCATTGACGGATCAATATGTGACCAAGGTTTTCTATGGTTCGGACGAGGTGTCGGAAGAAAACAAGAAAGCTGCGGGCAAGCTAGAATTAGCTAATGATATCGAGCAGGAGCGGAAGACGTTTAGAGAAGAAGGGATCAATGCGTTGAAGGATGTGTTTTCTAATTATGAGCCGTCAACGGCAGAGTTAGAAAAAGTCATTGATCAGATTCAAAAAACAAACACTGAAAAGGGCAAGGTGACCTATAATTTCAAAGAATTTTTCCCTGAATCCGCGGTGATCTATGTACGTCCCGAGATGGTTTTACTGGATGATGTCGATACAAAGGCGATCGTAGAGAAATTTGTGGAAGAAAATAAAGGCAAATATACGGATTACACGAGTGTACGACGCGATGCGGAGAAGTTCCTGCTGCAGGAATTGCCAGCGAAAATCAATGAGACGCCGGTCAATACAGATGAGAACATGAATGGCGAAGGCTATCAAGTCAAGCTGGAGAAAAAAGACGGCAAGTGGGAGATCAACTCTGCCAATGAGAGCCGCAACTATTATTTCAAATCAATGAAGGAGACCTTCAGGGGCGGACTCAATGACTAG
- a CDS encoding Cof-type HAD-IIB family hydrolase — protein MERKLIALDIDGTLLSSQREPLDSTVGALKALREAGHLVTIATGRSRLLAGGVIHQLGCTNYIICNGSAGFLDHEQVYKHTLDREALARMIDFASERKVDIALFGLDSFARVTRFDEPKVLDAMESFGQKAPEYEADYFSQHEVYQGCAFYDQSLDAEFEAAFPEFRLVRWHENSVDIIPNPGSKAQTILALAKKVGIKPENIVTFGDGNNDIEMLDLAGTGVAMGNAASHVKEAANLVTDTNDRDGIYKALRQLELVH, from the coding sequence TTGGAAAGAAAATTAATCGCACTAGACATTGATGGTACCTTGTTGAGCAGTCAAAGAGAACCTTTGGACAGCACGGTAGGGGCACTGAAGGCATTGCGCGAGGCGGGGCATTTAGTGACTATCGCGACGGGACGTTCGCGTTTGCTGGCTGGCGGTGTGATTCATCAATTGGGCTGTACGAACTACATTATTTGCAATGGTTCTGCTGGATTTTTAGACCATGAGCAAGTGTACAAGCATACGCTGGACCGCGAAGCATTGGCTCGGATGATCGATTTTGCGAGTGAGCGCAAGGTGGACATCGCGTTGTTCGGACTAGATTCATTTGCACGTGTGACAAGATTTGACGAACCTAAAGTACTGGATGCGATGGAATCTTTCGGTCAAAAAGCGCCCGAGTACGAAGCAGATTATTTCTCTCAACATGAAGTGTATCAAGGCTGTGCATTTTATGATCAATCGCTGGACGCTGAATTTGAAGCAGCGTTTCCAGAATTTCGGTTAGTACGCTGGCACGAAAACAGTGTCGATATCATTCCGAACCCCGGCTCAAAGGCGCAAACGATTTTAGCATTGGCTAAAAAAGTAGGGATCAAACCTGAAAACATCGTGACCTTTGGCGACGGCAACAACGATATCGAGATGCTGGACTTAGCGGGAACAGGTGTCGCGATGGGGAATGCCGCATCTCATGTGAAGGAAGCAGCCAACCTTGTGACAGATACAAATGACCGCGACGGGATCTATAAAGCGTTGCGCCAATTAGAATTGGTTCATTAA
- the rpsD gene encoding 30S ribosomal protein S4, with protein MSRYTGPSWKQSRRLGISLSGTGKELARRPYAPGQHGPNSRGKKSEYGLQMSEKQKLRFIYGLNERQFRNLFVRASKIKEGKHGVNFMILLERRLDNVVYRLGLASTRRQARQLVNHGHVTVDGKRVDIASYEVEVGQVIGIREKSKNMVTVKEAVESAVGRPAFVSFDAEKLEGSLSRLPERDEINPEIDESLVVEFYNKLM; from the coding sequence ATGTCACGTTATACAGGACCATCATGGAAACAATCTCGTCGTCTTGGTATCTCATTATCAGGAACAGGCAAAGAATTAGCACGTCGTCCATACGCTCCAGGTCAACACGGACCAAACAGCCGTGGAAAGAAATCTGAATACGGCTTGCAAATGTCAGAAAAACAAAAATTACGTTTCATCTACGGATTAAACGAACGTCAATTCCGTAACTTATTCGTACGCGCTAGCAAAATCAAAGAAGGTAAACACGGTGTTAACTTCATGATCTTACTAGAACGTCGTTTAGATAACGTGGTTTACCGTTTAGGTTTGGCTTCAACTCGTCGTCAAGCACGTCAATTAGTAAACCATGGTCACGTAACTGTCGATGGCAAACGTGTTGACATCGCTTCATACGAAGTAGAAGTTGGCCAAGTAATCGGTATCCGTGAAAAATCTAAAAACATGGTTACTGTGAAAGAAGCAGTTGAATCAGCTGTTGGTCGTCCAGCTTTCGTAAGCTTTGACGCTGAAAAATTAGAAGGTTCATTGTCTCGTTTACCAGAACGTGATGAAATCAACCCAGAAATCGACGAATCATTAGTCGTTGAATTCTACAACAAATTAATGTAA
- a CDS encoding helix-turn-helix transcriptional regulator, protein MAVINHIKEIREEKKIPQKVMAQALNVSRQTMTAIEKGKYNPSLELSLKIAAYFDTPFEELFYLEDKGE, encoded by the coding sequence GTGGCTGTAATCAACCATATTAAGGAAATACGGGAAGAAAAGAAAATCCCGCAAAAAGTAATGGCGCAGGCTTTGAATGTCTCACGCCAAACCATGACCGCGATCGAAAAAGGAAAATACAATCCTAGTTTGGAGCTGTCGTTAAAAATCGCGGCTTATTTTGATACGCCGTTTGAGGAGCTATTTTATTTGGAAGACAAGGGGGAGTAA
- a CDS encoding TVP38/TMEM64 family protein, with the protein MDKKNKWKMARLLLLLFVLMAVLAFYFVPGVRSKITQVLMLFRSMSVESIVGYLRSFGVWAVVISFLLMMFQSIIAPLPAFLITFANAAVFGWWQGAILSWTSAMAGALVCFYIARIAGRDIVERLNKNFSLETLDNYFDRYGKHTILICRLLPFISFDFISYAAGLTAIKPVPFLIATGIGQLPATIVYSYVGSNLTGSTKTILFGLLSMFALFIAVYVFKQLYQSRQAKSTK; encoded by the coding sequence ATGGATAAGAAAAATAAGTGGAAAATGGCACGGCTCTTGTTGCTTCTTTTCGTTCTGATGGCGGTACTTGCTTTTTATTTTGTACCAGGTGTTCGATCGAAAATCACACAAGTCTTGATGCTGTTTCGTTCCATGAGTGTGGAAAGCATTGTGGGGTATTTGCGTTCCTTTGGTGTCTGGGCAGTCGTCATTTCCTTTCTGCTGATGATGTTCCAATCGATCATTGCGCCTTTGCCGGCTTTTTTGATCACTTTTGCGAATGCGGCGGTCTTTGGCTGGTGGCAGGGCGCCATTCTCTCTTGGACAAGTGCGATGGCGGGGGCACTCGTTTGTTTTTATATCGCACGAATCGCAGGGCGGGACATTGTTGAACGCTTGAACAAAAACTTTTCATTGGAGACGCTAGACAATTACTTTGATCGTTACGGGAAACATACGATATTGATTTGCCGGTTGCTGCCCTTTATTTCGTTTGATTTTATCAGTTATGCCGCAGGGCTGACAGCGATAAAACCCGTTCCTTTTTTGATTGCGACGGGGATCGGACAATTACCAGCGACGATCGTCTATTCCTATGTAGGAAGTAATTTGACAGGGAGTACAAAAACCATTTTGTTTGGCTTGTTAAGTATGTTCGCTTTATTTATCGCGGTTTATGTATTCAAACAACTGTATCAAAGCAGACAAGCGAAATCGACAAAATAA
- a CDS encoding sulfurtransferase, with translation MKKTMIGLLALAALGLTACGGGGNEDKSESANSEKKETGAFTGEYVVDAAYVKKNMDEIILVDARGEEEANKGTIKGATVIGWHDLASVEDGASGDEKWGLILEPQELGKRLGEKGLAKEKEVVLFAGAQKGWGEDGRIAWELLAAGYKKVKMVDGGFEALKKADLKTTIEPKKLSPVNVKIDAINQDHVIRTDELKKNYADYKIVDVREDKEYKGEVLYGEAKGGHLPDATHLRFTQLFTEKGTLKSKKELTSLFEKAGLSKDDEIVTYCTAGIRSAYMELVMEMCGFKQVKNYDGSYYRWDKVEDVEK, from the coding sequence ATGAAAAAAACAATGATTGGATTGTTGGCTTTGGCTGCTTTAGGGTTAACGGCGTGCGGAGGCGGCGGAAACGAGGACAAGAGTGAGTCTGCCAACTCTGAAAAAAAGGAAACAGGCGCTTTTACCGGCGAATATGTCGTCGATGCGGCCTATGTAAAAAAGAACATGGATGAGATCATTTTGGTGGATGCCCGTGGCGAAGAAGAAGCCAATAAAGGAACCATCAAGGGAGCGACGGTGATCGGTTGGCATGACTTAGCCTCCGTTGAAGACGGGGCTTCTGGAGATGAAAAATGGGGGCTGATCCTTGAGCCGCAAGAACTCGGGAAGCGGCTGGGAGAAAAAGGGCTCGCAAAGGAGAAGGAAGTCGTACTCTTTGCTGGCGCACAAAAAGGCTGGGGAGAAGACGGCCGGATCGCCTGGGAATTATTGGCAGCCGGATATAAAAAGGTAAAAATGGTCGATGGTGGATTTGAGGCATTAAAAAAAGCAGATCTCAAAACAACGATCGAACCCAAAAAATTGAGTCCTGTAAATGTCAAGATCGACGCGATCAATCAGGACCATGTCATTCGAACCGATGAATTGAAAAAGAATTACGCAGACTACAAAATCGTGGATGTTCGGGAAGACAAAGAGTACAAGGGAGAAGTTCTGTACGGCGAAGCGAAAGGCGGCCATTTGCCGGATGCGACGCACCTTCGTTTTACCCAATTATTCACTGAAAAAGGGACATTGAAGAGTAAAAAAGAGTTGACCAGCCTTTTCGAGAAGGCGGGTTTATCAAAAGACGACGAAATCGTCACTTATTGTACGGCGGGGATTCGCTCTGCCTACATGGAGCTTGTGATGGAGATGTGCGGCTTCAAGCAGGTGAAGAACTATGATGGTTCTTACTACCGTTGGGACAAAGTTGAGGATGTTGAAAAATAA
- a CDS encoding ABC transporter permease, producing the protein MRISEVWKTSFKAIGKNKRRSFLTMIGLIIGVSAVITVFSIGRAFENYASEFIGLDQFDGSVGYTFSAKDETFHENGLSGFTEEDISQIESIPGVQSVNYYDNSRNGVKYADQTFDDVGNDGRWNCFKLIKNKGSKVLYGRGIQASDYYNENPVVVIDQTAAKAIQKEEPASLVGQSVKIGGHLFEVVGIMEDRNGGTIVSTQEDYVVAELPENVFESYFNSEDHSMIQVEMNQSANIKDVSKEAENTLKKYGTWKELGNYKTEDLAGQVDQLRMLLTSITLLISVIGGISLFISGIGVMNMIYISVSERTKEIGVRRAMGGTKGNIMMQFLLEGISLTLVGGTIGYLIAMLLGFAISLFTPLSVRPDLFTVTLAFGLSVVIGIVFSWLPAKSAAKKDIVSLLR; encoded by the coding sequence ATGCGGATTAGTGAAGTATGGAAGACCTCCTTTAAAGCGATCGGTAAAAACAAACGGCGGAGCTTTTTGACCATGATCGGGTTGATCATTGGGGTCTCTGCGGTCATCACAGTCTTTTCCATCGGTCGTGCTTTTGAAAATTATGCGTCGGAATTTATTGGGTTGGATCAATTTGACGGCAGTGTCGGGTACACGTTCTCAGCAAAAGATGAAACGTTCCATGAGAACGGCTTGAGCGGATTTACAGAAGAGGACATCAGTCAAATCGAGAGTATTCCAGGTGTCCAATCGGTGAACTATTATGACAATTCACGAAATGGCGTCAAGTATGCCGATCAAACCTTTGATGATGTCGGAAATGATGGACGCTGGAATTGCTTCAAGCTGATAAAAAACAAGGGTTCGAAAGTACTCTATGGGCGAGGCATCCAGGCGAGTGATTATTACAATGAAAATCCAGTTGTAGTAATTGACCAAACCGCCGCAAAAGCGATCCAAAAAGAAGAACCGGCATCATTGGTCGGACAAAGCGTCAAAATAGGCGGGCATTTGTTTGAAGTTGTCGGGATCATGGAAGATCGGAACGGCGGAACGATCGTCTCAACACAGGAAGACTATGTCGTGGCAGAATTACCGGAAAATGTCTTCGAAAGTTATTTTAATTCTGAAGATCACAGCATGATCCAGGTGGAAATGAACCAATCAGCGAATATAAAAGATGTTTCAAAGGAAGCAGAAAACACCTTAAAGAAATATGGGACATGGAAAGAACTAGGAAATTATAAGACGGAAGATCTAGCGGGACAGGTGGATCAACTCCGTATGCTTCTGACCAGCATCACACTATTGATCTCGGTGATCGGCGGAATCTCGCTCTTCATTTCAGGAATCGGGGTCATGAACATGATCTACATTTCTGTTTCGGAACGAACGAAGGAAATCGGTGTACGCCGTGCAATGGGCGGTACGAAAGGCAACATCATGATGCAGTTCTTACTAGAAGGGATCTCACTGACTCTTGTGGGCGGGACGATCGGGTATTTGATTGCGATGCTGTTAGGCTTTGCCATCAGTCTATTCACGCCATTGTCCGTTCGGCCGGATCTCTTCACGGTGACATTGGCCTTTGGCTTGTCAGTCGTAATCGGGATCGTTTTCAGTTGGCTGCCGGCAAAAAGTGCAGCGAAAAAAGACATTGTGTCATTATTGCGATAG
- a CDS encoding ABC transporter ATP-binding protein: MIVMEKINKFYTADQERIHVLKDISLTIEEHEFVAVMGPSGSGKSTLINTISFLDGDFEGTYRFEGQDAYRFNDEKLSGLRNQSVGFVFQSFQLIDNNTVMENVALPLLYGGMKQKQTKSLVMEALRKVGIADKYNKLPKQLSGGQQQRVAIARAIVGNPKFIVADEPTGALDSHTSEEIMHLFKRLNEEEKVTILMVTHDPEAAAYCQRIITVKDGEVLEEGVVHAD; encoded by the coding sequence ATGATTGTAATGGAAAAGATCAATAAATTCTATACCGCCGATCAGGAGCGTATCCATGTGCTGAAGGACATCAGTCTGACTATTGAGGAGCACGAATTTGTCGCGGTGATGGGGCCTTCTGGTTCGGGGAAATCTACGTTGATCAATACGATCAGTTTTTTAGATGGCGATTTTGAAGGGACCTATCGCTTCGAAGGCCAAGATGCGTACCGCTTTAATGACGAAAAGCTGTCTGGGTTGCGAAATCAATCGGTGGGCTTTGTGTTTCAATCGTTTCAACTGATTGACAACAACACGGTGATGGAGAATGTCGCGTTGCCGCTGCTTTATGGTGGAATGAAGCAAAAACAAACCAAGTCTTTAGTAATGGAGGCGTTGCGAAAGGTCGGTATCGCAGATAAATACAATAAATTGCCAAAGCAGCTTTCGGGCGGGCAGCAGCAGCGAGTGGCGATTGCACGAGCGATCGTTGGCAATCCGAAATTTATCGTGGCGGATGAGCCGACGGGCGCATTAGATAGTCATACCTCTGAAGAAATCATGCACTTATTTAAACGTTTGAACGAAGAAGAGAAAGTCACGATCTTGATGGTCACACATGATCCAGAGGCGGCGGCCTATTGCCAACGGATCATTACAGTGAAAGACGGAGAAGTCTTGGAAGAAGGTGTTGTGCATGCGGATTAG